A single window of Aphis gossypii isolate Hap1 unplaced genomic scaffold, ASM2018417v2 Contig00784, whole genome shotgun sequence DNA harbors:
- the LOC126555296 gene encoding uncharacterized protein LOC126555296: MDFEFSMVNKTSMVVISGAISNSVDRFKIRKLEGRPLLLPVNEEARPMGDAELQVAVREIKRVFRVKTDLRDACLDQLKQSLSSTRNNLTKGYIESYIRRGNKKNVIVVWNGHSDKNILKRLDLDHYPMLNITCYDKYFNKNFYIQFEKLGNREIIFEVDIGTYNKTGRLLNLVETHDIICKKKHHTTYAHESRMDVKYTKCIFDYVIRKQRYENLVKHF, encoded by the coding sequence ATGGACTTCGAGTTCTCAATGGTGAACAAGACAAGCATGGTTGTCATCTCCGGAGCTATATCCAATAGCGTAGACCGCTTTAAGATTAGGAAACTGGAAGGACGACCTCTTTTGCTACCAGTTAATGAGGAAGCTCGACCTATGGGTGATGCGGAGCTTCAGGTGGCAGTGAGAGAAATCAAGAGAGTTTTCAGGGTCAAGACCGATTTGAGAGATGCTTGTTTAGACCAATTGAAACAAAGTTTGAGTTCAACCAGGAATAATTTGACTAAGGGATATATAGAAAGTTACATACGTAGGggtaataagaaaaatgtaatagtagTATGGAACGGACATTcagataaaaacattttaaagagATTAGACTTAGACCATTATCCCATGCTAAACATAACGTGTTAcgacaaatatttcaataaaaatttttatattcagttTGAAAAATTAGGCAATAGAGAAATAATTTTCGAAGTAGATAtcggtacatataataaaactggAAGGCTACTTAATTTAGTAGAGacccatgatataatatgtaaaaagaaaCACCATACTACGTATGCGCATGAATCGAGAATGGATGTCaaatatactaaatgtatatttgattatgtgATACGGAAACAGCGATATGAAAATCTAGTAAagcatttctaa